CCTCTGGCTCGGTGATGCTCCTCAGCGGAGCCTCCTCCTGAGGGCCTCCGGTAGGTGCAGATCCCACATCTCACTCGCCAGCTTTCCGGTGTACTTCATCCTCTCAACGAGCGGCTCCGCCTTCCTTCTCCTCTCACCGTGCTCCCTCAGGAAGGAGGAAACTTTTGAGGCCAGGTACTCCTTGCACTCACCGCACAGGAGGGCCCCCGACCTGCAATCCTCGTACCTCTCCTTGAGCCTCCCGTCATCTGGCTCGAAGAATATCTCCAGCCACTTGAAGACCACGCAGACATCGGGATTCCCTCCCTTCTCCCTCTGCTCCTGAACGGTCGGCTGGCCTCCGGTTAGGGCGTACTTCCATATCTTGGCCCTCACGGCCTCCGGATCGTCCGTCAGGTATATGGCTGTCTCGGGCATGCTGGCGCTCATCTTCCCGGACATACCGGTGAGCGGCGGGACGAACTTTCCGTGTATAGCTGCAGTCTTGAAGTAGCCCAGGCTCTCGGCTATGTCCCTCTGTATCCTCCAGTAGGGGTCCTGGTCTATGGCCGCCGGTATCAGGCACCTCCTCCTCTCGAAGAACGTTGGCGCCGCCTGTATCGCTGGGTAAAATATTATACCTATCTTACTGCTTTCATTGAAACCAAAGACTGCTCTAGCGGTCGAGAATGTTATCTTTTTCGCTATAGGTACGGCGATCTCGTATATCTTCGTGTACTCGCTGTTCTGGAATATGAAAGTCCTGTCTGGATCGAAGCCGACGGCGGCTATGTCCAAGATGTTCTGCGCGGCCCACCTCTTGGTGTCCTCGAACTCGAACTCGGGGTGTATTATGAACTTCTCATCGTCCGTGACCTGGATGTAGAGGTTCACCCCGAACTTCTCCTGGAACCATGAGGTCATGTAGAAGGGTATTATGTGGCCTATGTGCATCGGCCCCGATGGCCCCCTCCCGGTGTAGAGGAAGAAGCCCCTGCCCTCCTCGTAGTCCCTGAGCACCAGATCGTAATCCCTGTGCGAGAAGAAGAACTTTCTGGTGAGGAATATTG
This genomic stretch from Candidatus Korarchaeota archaeon NZ13-K harbors:
- a CDS encoding tryptophan--tRNA ligase yields the protein MPGGVCKVVHFGGDGTLGEEFRVTPWEVEGVVDYERLIVEFGTKPLTDDLIEKTKELTKSELPIFLTRKFFFSHRDYDLVLRDYEEGRGFFLYTGRGPSGPMHIGHIIPFYMTSWFQEKFGVNLYIQVTDDEKFIIHPEFEFEDTKRWAAQNILDIAAVGFDPDRTFIFQNSEYTKIYEIAVPIAKKITFSTARAVFGFNESSKIGIIFYPAIQAAPTFFERRRCLIPAAIDQDPYWRIQRDIAESLGYFKTAAIHGKFVPPLTGMSGKMSASMPETAIYLTDDPEAVRAKIWKYALTGGQPTVQEQREKGGNPDVCVVFKWLEIFFEPDDGRLKERYEDCRSGALLCGECKEYLASKVSSFLREHGERRRKAEPLVERMKYTGKLASEMWDLHLPEALRRRLR